DNA from Streptomyces sp. NBC_01476:
CCTGTCCACCGGACCGTTCTCCGGCGAGGCTCGCCGTGTGACCACCGACCACGTACTCCATCCCGTGCCAGGCACCGCAGTTGACCACGTACCCGGCTACGTCCACGGTTACTCGGACCGGGAGACCCGCCGGCTCACCGGCCAGGCGGTCACACTCGCCGCGCTGCTGCACCGCGGCATGTCCTGGCCGGCCGGCAGCACCGTGCTGGAAGCGGGCTGCGGGGTGGGCGCGCAGACCGCGCACCTGACGGCGGCCGGCCCGGGCGCGCGGATCGTGGCCGTCGACCTGGACGCGGAGTCGCTCGCGGTCGCCAGGGCCCGCACCCCGGCGGCGGACCACCCGGTGGGGTGGCTGCGGGCGGACGTGGGCCGGCTGCCGTTCGCGGACGGGGCCTTCGACCATGCCTTCGTCTGCTTCGTACTGGAGCATCTGCCGCACCCCGCAAGGGCGTTGGCCGAACTGCGCCGGGTGCTGCGGCCCGGCGGCACCGTCACCGTGATCGAGGGCGACCACGGCTCGGCCTTCTTCCACCCGGCGGGCGCGTACGCCCGGGCGGTGGTACGGCACCAGGTCCGCCTCCAGGCGGCGGCCGGCGGCGACGCACTGATCGGCCGGCGGCTCGGTCCGCTGCTGACCGCCGCCGGCTTCTCCGCGGTGACCGTCGATCCCTTGACGGTGTACGCGGACCGGACCCGGCCGGCGCTGGTCGAGGGCTTCACCCGGCAGACGTTCACCGCGATGGTCGCCGCCGTCCGGGAGGCGGCGGTGGCCGCCGGGCTCACCACCGCCGCCGATTTCGACCGGGGCGTCGCCGAACTGCGCCGCACGGCGGAGGGGGACGGCACGTTTCTCTACACCTTCATGAGGGCGGTGGCCGTCAGCCCCTGAACTCGCCCCGCTCCAGCAGCGGCCCGAGGGCCTCACCGGCCCGGGGCGCGCGTGCGGTTGGCACCGCCGGGCTGCGCCGTCTCGCTTCCCGCCGCCGCGGCGGAATGAGGTCCCGGGCCCGTGGCGGGGGCGGCTCGCCGTGCGGGGGCGTGGTGTGCCCTCCCGGCCCCGGCCCCCGCGTGCGGTTGGCACCGCCGGGCCGCGCCGTCCGGCTTCCCGCCGCCGCGGCGGACCGCGGGAGGCGGTGGGGGCGGGTCAGGGGAGGCGCGCGGGGGTGGGGAAGTCGTAGTGGGTGGTGGTGAGGGACTGGGAGATCTCCCAGAGGCGGGTGGCGGTGGGGCGGTGGCGGGCGTGGGGGGAAGGGGGGAGGACCGCGGGGGTGCCGCGGAGGCCCGAGAGGTGGCGGGGGGCCAGATACGTGGCCCCCGGGAGCCCGGGGAGGGTCGCCGCGCAGAGCGTCGGGAGCGCACCCGTGCGGGGCCCGACCGCGAGCAGCGCGTTGGGCAGGGCGAGCAGGGGCCGCAGCACCCCCGGGCGCCCCGCGGTGAGCAGCGACGTCGCCGCGTAACCGGGATTGACCGCGTACGCCCGCAGCGCCAGCCCCGCCGCCTGGGCCCGCCGGTCCAGCTCCCCTGTGAAGAGCAGGTTCGCCAGCTTCGACGTGCCGTACGCCCGCAGCCGCCGGTAGTGCCGCCGCGACTGCAGATCGCGGAAGTCCAGCCGCCCCACCGCGTGCAGCGCGCTGCTCACCGTCACCACCCGCGCCGCCGTCGCCGCCGCCAGCGCCGGCAGCAGTCGCCCGGTCAGCGCGAAGTGCCCGAGGTGATTGACCCCGAACTGCAGCTCGAAACCGTCCGCCGTGGTCTGCCGCGACGTCGCCATCACCCCGGCGTTGTTGATCAGCAGGTCCAGCGCCGGGTACTCGTCCAGGAACCGGTCGGCGAAGTCCCCCACCGACCCCAGATCCGCCAGGTCCAGCCGGTGGACGTCCACCCGGGAGCGCGGCGCCGCCTGCCGGATGTCGGCCGCCGCCGCGGCCCCGCGCCCGGTGCTGCGCACCGCCAGCACCACGTCCGCCCCGGCCCTGGCCAGCTCCCGCGCGGTCGCCAGGCCCAGCCCGGTGTTGCCGCCGGTGATGACCGCCAGCCTGCCGCCGAGATCCGGGATCAGCCGGGCACTCCAGTCCTCCGGTACGGCGAAGGCGGAACCGAAGAGCGCTGCGTCGGTGCTGTCGGGCGGCATGGCGGCCTCTCGTGGACTACCGGGTCCGTGATGGCTGTTGACGACCGGGCGGGGGTGGCCGGAGGGCGCCGGCGGTCGTGCACGGGCGGTGCGAGGTCCTGTGCTTCAGGGTCGCCGGGCCGCCGGATCGGTGTCAAGGTCCGCCTGATGCCTGCTGGTTCCGCATGTCCAGCGCGGCGTGGGGGCGTTCAGCGTCAGGGCGCGGCCGCTGTCGGTGTACCGGACCCGCCAGCGGAAGGCCACGGCGTGCAGCGGCGTCGACGTGGCCGCCGGGGCGGCCCGTACGCAGGTGGACATGAAGGCGTGCACGTCCACCGACACGCTCTCCAGCGGCGCCACATCGCCGAGGTCGCACCACAGATCGGCCGGCGACGCGGTGTTCACCCGGCCCAGGCACCGCCCGTCGGACGCGCCCACGGTGTTGCCCTCGTCGCTCCGCTCCATCAGCACCTGTACGTCCTGGGCGGTGGCGCTTCCAGTGTTGACGACGGTGAGCGTGAAGTCGCCGTTCTGGTCGCGGGCGACCTCGGTGTCGACCGGGGCCACCGAGCCGTGGAGGGAGGTGCCGCCGCGGTCGTCCGCCCCGGGCGGTGCCGGCAGGGGCCGGATGCCGGGAGTGGGCACGCGCGGCACAGCGCCCAGCGGGGGCACCGGAAACGCGCTCGAACCGTCCGCCGCCACCAGCAGCAGCCCGCAGGTGAGCGCGAGGCAGCCGGGGACACGGGCCAGGGCGCGCAGCCGTGCGCGCGGCCGGGGGCAGGGCCGGGAACGTGAGGGCAGGTACTTCATGGGCGGGCCTTCCGTGGGGGGAGGGGGATCGCCCAGCAGCCTGCCGCGCCCGGCCCCCGCGGGCGCGGAACCCGGCGGCGCGGGCCCGCCAAATGCACCCGCATGCCCGGCGTCCGGCGTGCAGACCCGCGCGGATCGGGGGCAGGAGAGCGGTGTGCGGGGAGCACACAGACGGCCGCCCCGCCGGTGCACACGGGGGTCGTGCACCGGCGGGGCGGCTGTACAGGGGGGCGAAGTGGCTACCGGGTGTCCCGTCCCCACGATGACCCGGTGGCCCGCCCCCCGTCCCCGGCTGCTCTCCGCTCAGAAGCGTCGCCGGGGGGTTTGGGGCGGCTCACGCACTACATGTGGACGGTCTGCACGCCTTCCGGGTCCTCCTTGATGCGGCCGTTGGTGAACATCAGCAGTGCCAGGACCGCGCCGACCGCGAAGAGGCCGGCCGACCACCAGTAGGCGGTGGAGTAGCTGTGCAGCTGAGACTGGGCGACCACCGGCGCGGACAGCTTCTTGCCCACGAGGTAGCTGGCCGCGGCGCTCGCCGCCAGCGTGTTCAGCAGTGCGGTACCGATCGAACCGCCCACCTGCTGCATGGTGTTGACCGCGGCCGAGGCCACGCCGGCGTCCCGCGGGGCGATACCGGAGGTGGCCACGCTCATCGCGGGCGGCAGCGCCAGGCCGATGCCCACACCGGTGACGATCAGCGGCGGCAGTACGTTCGCCGCGTAGGTGCTGCCCAGGTCAAGGGCGGTGAGCCAGGCCATGCCGCCGGCCGCCAGCGCCATGCCGAGCGGCACGATCGGCCGCGGCCCGAACCTCGGCAGCAGCATGTTGGTGGCCAGCTGTGCGGCGACCATCAGCGCGCCGATCATCGGCAGGAACGCCAGGCCGGTCTTGACCGGCGTGTAGTGCAGCGACAGCTGGAGGTAGTAGGTGAGGAAGAGGAACACGCCGAACATGCCCGCACCGGAGATCGCCAGCATGATGAAGGACGCGCCGCGGTTGCGGTCGAGCAGGACACGCAGCGGCAGCAGCGGGTGCTCCGCCCTGGTCTGCCACCAGGTGAAGGCGGCCAGCAGCACGGCGCCAAGCGTCAGGAAGCCCCAGGTCAGCGGGGAGCTCCAGTCGTGGGTCTCGGCGTTGGAGAAGCCGTAGACCACGCCGACCAGGCCGGCGGTGACCAGCACGGTGCCGGGGACGTCCAGCTTGGGCCGGTCCGCGGGGGCGCCCTTGCGCAGCAGCGCCATGCCGCCGAGGAAGGCGATGACGGCGAAGACCAGGTTCACGTACAGGGTCCAGCGCCAGCTCAGGTGCTCGGTGAGCACGCCGCCGAGCAGCAGGCCGATACCGCCGCCCGCGCCACCGATGGCGCCGAAGATGCCGAACGCCTTGGCGCGTTCCTTGGCGTCGGTGAAGGTCGTGTTGAGCAGCGACAGGGCGGCCGGTGCGAGCAGCGCGCCGAACATGCCCTGCAGGGCGCGACCGGTGACCAGCACCTCGAAGTTCTGGGCGGCGCCGGCCAGTGCGGAGGCGCCGGCGAAGCCGACCACGCCGATCAGGAAGACGATCTTGCGGCCGACCAGGTCGGCCAGCCGTCCGCCGAGCAGCAGCAGGCTGCCGAAGGCGAGGGAGTACGCGGTGACGATCCACTGGCGGTTGCCGTCGCTGAAGCCGAGCGCCTTCTGGGCGGAGGGCAGGGCGATGTTCACCACGGTCGCGTCGAGGACAACCATGAGCTGGGCGATGGCGATGATGGTGAGGACCCACCAGCGGTGGTTCGGCTTCTCCACCCTGGCGCCGGGGAGGTCCTTGTCCAGCGACGGACCGGCGGCGGGTTCGCCGACGTGCGCGTCGGCGGCTGATTGTGTCGACATGCGTGGGACTCCTGTGTGGGACGGGTGATCCGCAGGAAGAACGAAACGGTTTCGTACTCGATTGACCGTACGACTGCCCTTATCGAAACGCAAACGTTTCGCAGGCGTCCGGGGTGTGCCTCTCCTCACACCACCCCCGGCTCAACCCTTTCGGCTCCCGGCGGCGTCTTCCGCCTTACGCGTCCACCCGGCGCGGCCGGCGGCCCGGCGAGGTGTCCCCCGGCCCGCGGGTCACGGCAGCAGCCCGGCCCGGCGGGCGGCCACCACCGCTTCCAGCCGGGTGTGCGCCCCCAGCTTCCGCATCGCCGAACGCAGATAGCTCTTCACCGTCTCCGGCCGCAGCCGGAGCCTGGCGGCGGCTGCCGCGTTGGTGGCGCCGGAGGCGACGGTGGCGAGCACGTCCAGCTCCCGCGGGGTCAGCTGGGCCGGCGGGAGGACCCGCTCCGCGGTGGTGCCGCCGGGCGGCGTGCTGCCCGCCGCGGCCAGCCGGGAGCAGGCGGTCAGCAGTTCCTGCCGCAGCCGCGGGTCCGGGATGCGCACCGCCAGCGCCCGCAGTTCGGTGTGGGCCGCCCTGACCTCCTCCCAGGCCCGCGGATCGGCGGTCGGCGGAGCCTGCGCGAAGGAGAGCAGCCGGTGCGCCTCGTCGCGGACCGCCAGCGCCTGTTCCAGCTCGCGGGCCGCGTCCAGTGCCACGGTCAGCGCCCGGTCGCCGAGCGCGTACGGCTGCCGCAGCGCCCCGTAGAGCACCCCGCGCACCCGCCGGTGCACCACCACCGGGACCGCGAGCACCGAGCGCAGGCCCTCGACGGCGACCGCGGCGTCGTACTCATGGCTGATGCTGCGCGCCGAACCGTAGTCGGTGACCGCGAAGGGGCGGCCCATCGCCAGCGTCTTCCCGCCCAGACCGTTGCCGGTGGCGATGCCCAGGCCGCGCAGCGACTCGGTGGCGGCGCCGGAGAGTTCGGTGATCCGGAACCTGCGGGCGCCATGACCGGCCGGCTGGCCCGCGCCGCCCGCACCCGCCACCAGCCCGCCGAAGGTCACCGGCAGCAGCCCCGACCCGCGCATCCGCAGCAGTGCCGCCCGCACCTCTATGGCCTCGCCCCGCGCGTCCACCCCAACCGCCTCCTCGCCCTCCTCGCCCTCCTCACCCCCGTCCGGGGGTAGTGAGACCCAGGTCACTACCGCACGATGCTACGTGGGGGCTCATCGACGAGGAGGGCACATGCCGGCATCGGAGGCGACCGGGGAGTTCCGGTCCGCCCGGGACTTCCTGCTGCGCTACCGGGAGGACTATCCGGCCGCCAGGGAAGGCTTCCGCTGGCCCCGCCCCGAGCACTTCAACTGGGCGCTCGACTGGTTCGACGTCATCGCCGGCGACCCGGCCAACGCCGGCCGCCCCGCCCTGTGGATCGTGGAGGAGGACGGCACCGAGACCAGGATCTCCTTCGCGGAGATGTCCGAGCGCTCCGCCCGGGTCGCCAACTGGCTGCGCGCACAGGGCGTACGGGCCGGCGACCGGGTGCTGCTGATGCTCGGCAACCAGGCGGAGCAGTGGGAGACCGTCCTCGCGGTGATGAAGCTGCGGGCCGTGGTCATCCCCGCCACCACCCTGCTCGGCCCCGCCGACCTGCGGGACCGCATCGACCGCGGCGAGGCCCGGCACGTGGTGGCGCGCTCCGCCGACACCGGGAAGTTCACCGGCGTGCCCGGCGGCTACACCCGGATCGCGGTCGGCGACGAGGTCCCCGGCTGGCTCGCCTACGCCGACGCCTACGGATCCGAACCCGGCTTCACCCCCGACGGTGTCACCCGTTCGGCCGATCCGCTGATGCTCTATTTCACCTCCGGCACCACCGCCAAGCCGAAGCTGGTCGAGCACACCCACGTCTCGTACCCGGTCGGGCACCTGGCGACCATGTACTGGATCGGGCTGCGCCCCGGCGACGTGCACCTCAACATCTCCTCGCCCGGCTGGGCCAAGCACGCCTGGTCCAGCCTCTTCGCGCCGTGGAACGCCGAGGCGACGGTCTTCGTGCACAACTACAGCCGTTTCGACGCCGGCCGGCTGATGGCCGAGATGGAACGGGCCGGGGTGACGAGCTTCTGTGCCCCGCCGACGGTCTGGCGGATGCTCATCCAGGCCGACCTGAGCGGCCTGAGCACCCCGCCGCGGGAGGCCGTCGCGGCCGGCGAACCGCTCAACCCCGAGGTGATCGAGCACGTCAAGCGGGTGTGGGGGACGACGATCAGGGACGGCTTCGGACAGACCGAGACCGCCGTGCAGATCGCCAACAGCCCCGGGCAGCCGGTGAAGGCCGGCTCCATGGGCCGCCCCACCCCCGGCTACACCGTCACCCTCATCGACCCGGTCAGCGGCCTGCCCGGCGACGAGGGCGAGATCTGCCTCGATCTGAGCGAACGCCCGGTCGGCCTGATGACCGGGTACGCGGGCGCGCCCGACCTCACCGAGGAGGCCATGGGCGGCGGTTACTACCGCACCGGGGACATCGGCCGCCGCGACCAGGACGGCTGGATCACCTACATCGGCCGCTCCGACGACGTCTTCAAGTCCTCCGACTACAAGATCTCGCCGTTCGAGCTGGAGAGCGCGCTGCTGGAGCACGAGGCGGTGGCCGAGGCGGCGGTGGTGCCCGCGCCGGACGATCTGCGGCTGTCGGTCCCCAAGGCGTATGTCGTGCTGGCCGAGGGCTGGGAGCCCGACGGCGCGACCGCGAAGGCGATCTTCGCGCACTCGCAGGCCGTGCTGGCGCCGTACAAGCGGGTCAGGCGGCTGGAGTTCGCCGAACTGCCCAAGACCGTCTCCGGCAAGATCCGCCGGATCGAACTGCGCGAAGCGACCATGCACGACGGCAGCAGGGAGTTCCATGAGGAGGACTACCGGTGACGGAGCCGGCGCCGAAGGCCCCTTATCCACCGGACGAACCGTCCTACGCGCACGGGACGGGGGTGACGGCCTTGCTGGGTGACACCATCGGCCGCAACCTCGACCGGGCGATCGCCGCCCACCCCGCCCGGGAGGCGCTGGTCGACGTCCCCAGCGGCAGGCGCTGGACGTACGCCGAGTTCGGCCGCGCGGTGGACCAAGTGGCGCTCGGCCTGCTGGCCCGCGGCGTCATCAAGGGCGACCGGGTCGGCATCTGGGCGCTGAACTCCCCGGAGTGGGTGATGGTGCAGTACGCCACCGCCCGGCTCGGCGCGATCATGGTCACCATCAACCCCGCCTACCGGCTCCACGAGCTGGAGTTCGTGCTCAACCAGGCGGGCGTCGGGCTGCTGATCGCCTCCACCGAGTACCGCACCAGCGACTACCGGGCGATGGCCGCCGCGGTCCGCCCGAAGTGCCCGGCGCTGCGCGAGGTGGTGCACATCGGCGACCCCTCCTGGGACGCGCTGCTGGCCGCCGGCGCTTCCCGCGACCCGGCCGAACTCACCGCCGCCGAGGCCACATTGAGCTGCGACGAGCCGGTGAACATCCAGTACACCTCGGGCACCACCGGCTTCCCCAAGGGCGCCACCCTCTCGCACCACAACATCCTCAACAACGGCTATTTCGTGGGCGGTACGGTCGGCTACAGCGAACAGGACCGGGTCTGTCTGCCGGTCCCGTTCTACCACTGCTTCGGCATGGTGATGGGCAACCTCGGGGCCACCTCGCACGGTTCGTGCATCGTCATCCCGGCGCCCGCCTTCGACCCGGCCGCGACGCTGCGCGCGGTGGAGCAGGAGCGCTGCACCTCGCTCTACGGCGTCCCCACCATGTTCATCGCCGAACTGGGCCTGCCGTCCTTCGCCTCCTACGACCTCAGCTCGCTGCGCACCGGCATCATGGCCGGGTCGCCCTGCCCGGTCGAGGTGATGAAGCGGGTGATGGCCGAGATGCACATGGCCGAGGTGTCCATCTGCTACGGGATGACCGAGACCTCGCCGGTCTCCACCCAGACGCGGATGGACGACGACCTGGAACACCGCACCGCGACCGTCGGCCGGGCGCTGCCGCACATCGAGGTCAAGGTGATCGACCCGCTCACCGGCGTCACCGTGCCGCGCGGCACCACCGGTGAACTGTGCACCCGCGGCTACTCGGTGATGCTCGGCTACTGGGACGAACCGGAGCGCACCAGGGAGGTGGTGGACGAGGGGCGCTGGATGCACACCGGGGACCTGGCGGTGATGCGGGACGACGGCTATGTCGCCATCGTGGGCCGGATCAAGGACATGATCATCCGCGGCGGCGAGAACGTCTACCCGCGGGAGATCGAGGAGTTCCTGTACGCGCATCCCAAGGTCTCCGACGTGCAGGTGGTCGGGGTGCCGGACGAGCGGTACGGCGAGGAGATCCTGGCCTGCGTGATCCCGCGCGACCCGGCCGATCCGCCCACCCTGGCGGAGTTGACGGAGTTCTGCTCCGGGCGGCTCGCGCACTTCAAGATCCCGCGCCGGCTGCGGATCCTGGCCGCCTTCCCGATGACGGTGAGCGGCAAGGTCCGCAAGGTGGAACTGCGCGGGGACTTCGCTTCCGGCGGGGACGTCAGCCCAGCGGGATGATCTCGGTCGGCGCCTGACCGGGCGCGGTCGCCAGTTCCTCGAACTCCACCACCTCGCCGATGTCGGCGGTGGTGCTCATCGAGATGTTGGTGATCCGCTCCAGGATCGCCTCGACCACCACCGGGACCCGGTGCTCGGCGGCCAGCTTCTTCGCCTGCTCGAAGGCCGCGCCCAGCTCCGCCGGGTCGGTGACCCGGATCGCCTTGCAGCCCAGTCCCTCGGCGACCTTGACGTGGTCCACGCCGTAGACGCCCAGCTCCGGCGAGTTGAGGTTCTCGAACTCCAGGTTGACCTGGAAGTTGATGTCGAGGCCGAGCTGGGCCTGCCGGATCAGCCCCAAGTAGGCGTTGTTCACCAGCACATGCACATACGGGATGCGGTGCTGCGCGCCGACCGCCAGCTCCTCCAGCATGAACTGGAAGTCGTAGTCCC
Protein-coding regions in this window:
- a CDS encoding methyltransferase domain-containing protein, with protein sequence MTTDHVLHPVPGTAVDHVPGYVHGYSDRETRRLTGQAVTLAALLHRGMSWPAGSTVLEAGCGVGAQTAHLTAAGPGARIVAVDLDAESLAVARARTPAADHPVGWLRADVGRLPFADGAFDHAFVCFVLEHLPHPARALAELRRVLRPGGTVTVIEGDHGSAFFHPAGAYARAVVRHQVRLQAAAGGDALIGRRLGPLLTAAGFSAVTVDPLTVYADRTRPALVEGFTRQTFTAMVAAVREAAVAAGLTTAADFDRGVAELRRTAEGDGTFLYTFMRAVAVSP
- a CDS encoding oxidoreductase, with translation MPPDSTDAALFGSAFAVPEDWSARLIPDLGGRLAVITGGNTGLGLATARELARAGADVVLAVRSTGRGAAAAADIRQAAPRSRVDVHRLDLADLGSVGDFADRFLDEYPALDLLINNAGVMATSRQTTADGFELQFGVNHLGHFALTGRLLPALAAATAARVVTVSSALHAVGRLDFRDLQSRRHYRRLRAYGTSKLANLLFTGELDRRAQAAGLALRAYAVNPGYAATSLLTAGRPGVLRPLLALPNALLAVGPRTGALPTLCAATLPGLPGATYLAPRHLSGLRGTPAVLPPSPHARHRPTATRLWEISQSLTTTHYDFPTPARLP
- a CDS encoding MFS transporter yields the protein MSTQSAADAHVGEPAAGPSLDKDLPGARVEKPNHRWWVLTIIAIAQLMVVLDATVVNIALPSAQKALGFSDGNRQWIVTAYSLAFGSLLLLGGRLADLVGRKIVFLIGVVGFAGASALAGAAQNFEVLVTGRALQGMFGALLAPAALSLLNTTFTDAKERAKAFGIFGAIGGAGGGIGLLLGGVLTEHLSWRWTLYVNLVFAVIAFLGGMALLRKGAPADRPKLDVPGTVLVTAGLVGVVYGFSNAETHDWSSPLTWGFLTLGAVLLAAFTWWQTRAEHPLLPLRVLLDRNRGASFIMLAISGAGMFGVFLFLTYYLQLSLHYTPVKTGLAFLPMIGALMVAAQLATNMLLPRFGPRPIVPLGMALAAGGMAWLTALDLGSTYAANVLPPLIVTGVGIGLALPPAMSVATSGIAPRDAGVASAAVNTMQQVGGSIGTALLNTLAASAAASYLVGKKLSAPVVAQSQLHSYSTAYWWSAGLFAVGAVLALLMFTNGRIKEDPEGVQTVHM
- a CDS encoding helix-turn-helix transcriptional regulator, giving the protein MRGSGLLPVTFGGLVAGAGGAGQPAGHGARRFRITELSGAATESLRGLGIATGNGLGGKTLAMGRPFAVTDYGSARSISHEYDAAVAVEGLRSVLAVPVVVHRRVRGVLYGALRQPYALGDRALTVALDAARELEQALAVRDEAHRLLSFAQAPPTADPRAWEEVRAAHTELRALAVRIPDPRLRQELLTACSRLAAAGSTPPGGTTAERVLPPAQLTPRELDVLATVASGATNAAAAARLRLRPETVKSYLRSAMRKLGAHTRLEAVVAARRAGLLP
- a CDS encoding AMP-binding protein: MPASEATGEFRSARDFLLRYREDYPAAREGFRWPRPEHFNWALDWFDVIAGDPANAGRPALWIVEEDGTETRISFAEMSERSARVANWLRAQGVRAGDRVLLMLGNQAEQWETVLAVMKLRAVVIPATTLLGPADLRDRIDRGEARHVVARSADTGKFTGVPGGYTRIAVGDEVPGWLAYADAYGSEPGFTPDGVTRSADPLMLYFTSGTTAKPKLVEHTHVSYPVGHLATMYWIGLRPGDVHLNISSPGWAKHAWSSLFAPWNAEATVFVHNYSRFDAGRLMAEMERAGVTSFCAPPTVWRMLIQADLSGLSTPPREAVAAGEPLNPEVIEHVKRVWGTTIRDGFGQTETAVQIANSPGQPVKAGSMGRPTPGYTVTLIDPVSGLPGDEGEICLDLSERPVGLMTGYAGAPDLTEEAMGGGYYRTGDIGRRDQDGWITYIGRSDDVFKSSDYKISPFELESALLEHEAVAEAAVVPAPDDLRLSVPKAYVVLAEGWEPDGATAKAIFAHSQAVLAPYKRVRRLEFAELPKTVSGKIRRIELREATMHDGSREFHEEDYR
- a CDS encoding AMP-binding protein codes for the protein MTEPAPKAPYPPDEPSYAHGTGVTALLGDTIGRNLDRAIAAHPAREALVDVPSGRRWTYAEFGRAVDQVALGLLARGVIKGDRVGIWALNSPEWVMVQYATARLGAIMVTINPAYRLHELEFVLNQAGVGLLIASTEYRTSDYRAMAAAVRPKCPALREVVHIGDPSWDALLAAGASRDPAELTAAEATLSCDEPVNIQYTSGTTGFPKGATLSHHNILNNGYFVGGTVGYSEQDRVCLPVPFYHCFGMVMGNLGATSHGSCIVIPAPAFDPAATLRAVEQERCTSLYGVPTMFIAELGLPSFASYDLSSLRTGIMAGSPCPVEVMKRVMAEMHMAEVSICYGMTETSPVSTQTRMDDDLEHRTATVGRALPHIEVKVIDPLTGVTVPRGTTGELCTRGYSVMLGYWDEPERTREVVDEGRWMHTGDLAVMRDDGYVAIVGRIKDMIIRGGENVYPREIEEFLYAHPKVSDVQVVGVPDERYGEEILACVIPRDPADPPTLAELTEFCSGRLAHFKIPRRLRILAAFPMTVSGKVRKVELRGDFASGGDVSPAG